The Saccharopolyspora gregorii genomic interval GTCGATCGCGTCGTCGGTGAGTTCGTAGTAGTGCTTGCGGCACAGGTTGCTCGCGATGGTCACCAGTTCCTCGACGCTGTAGTTCGGGAACTCGATGGTCCGGGTGAACCGGGAGGCCACGCCGGGGTTGGACTCGAGGAACCCCTGCATCAGCTCGGAGTAGCCGGCGACGATGACCACCAGCTCGTCGCGGTGGTCCTCCATCATCTTCATCAGCGCGTCGATGGCCTCTTGGCCGAAGTCCGGGCCGACGCCACCGCTCTGGGCGTTGAGGGTGTAGGCCTCGTCGATGAACAGCACGCCGCCGATGGCCTGGTTCACCAGCTCGGTGGTCTTGATCGCGGTCGAGCCGATGTACTGGCCGACCAGGTCGGCGCGGGCCGCTTCGATCATGTGGCCCTTGGACAGGATGCCCAGTTCGGCGAGGACCGCGCCGTAGAGCCGGGCCACGGTGGTCTTGCCGGTGCCGGGTGGACCGGCGAAGACCAGGTGCCTGCTGATCGGCGGCATCGGCAGGCCCTTCTCCTGGCGGACCTGGGACATTCGGATCAGGTTGATCAGTCCGCGGACCTCTTGCTTGACGCCTTGGAGGCCGATCAGCGAATCGAGTTCGGACAGCGGGCCGTTCAGCTCGGCGCCGCTGGCCCCGAGCAGCGAGTCGTCGGCCGCGGTCTCCCCGGGTTCGGGCGCGGAGCGGTCGGCCTCGTGCGTGCCGCGAGCAGACCGGGGCGAGCCCGTCGGGACCTCGGTCACCAGGTCCCGCACGGTGATCCGGCCGTCGTCCTCCGGGCGCCGGACCGCGACCCCGCCGCTGCCCTTGACCACGCACCGGTGCAGGGAGACCGGTTCCGCGGTGTCCAGGTGCGCGCCGTCGCCCGCGCTGTCGAGCACCTCGCACTCGTCCAGTCGCGCACCGCCCCCGGCGGTCACGTGCACGCCGTGCCCTCCGGCCGAACGGATGCGGCAGCTGCCCGCCTCCACCGAACCACCGCCGGTGATCAGCACGCCGTCGGCGAGCGCCTCGACGATCTCGCTGTCGCTCATCACGACCTGGGCGCCCCCGACGCGCAGACCACCACCGCGCAGCAGCGCCGAGGTCAGCTCGGCCCGGCCACCGGTGAGCACGACCGCCGCGTCGGTTCCCGTGGTGAGGCGCGTGTCGGTGAACGCGGCCCGCGCGGACTCGGCGAGCTCCACGACGGCGGAGGTGCCGGTCTCGATCGACGCGTTGTCGACGACGACTTCACCGGTGCCCGTGAGCAGCAAGCCGGAACCCGAGTCGGCGGTGGCCCGGAACTCGGCGAAGTGGGAGCGTGCCGAGGAGGACAGCCGGGCGATCGCGTCGGTCGTCCCGCGCACCGCGGACTTGTCGAACCGGGGCTGGGCTTCACCTTCCACGACGATCCCCACCCGGGAGTCCTCGACGACGCACTCGAGGAACCGGGGAGCGGCCCGCCCGGTCACCTGCACGCCGCAACGGGCGGAGGAGAACGTGCACCCGCGCAGCACCGGCCGCGCGGTCTCGGTGACGTACGCGGCCTGGCCCGCGGCCCCGGAGAACCGGGAATCCGAGATCTCGACCGAGCCACCGCCGGTCAGGTAGAGGTCGACGTTGACCCCGTCGCGGACGTCGAGCTCGGTCGCCTTGAGGGTGCCCTGCTGCTCGACCACGAGCGCGGGCTTGGCGGCCTCGGTGATCGTGCCCCCTTCGAGCACGCACCGGCCCCGCCCGTTGACGCAGATCCCGTTGCCACCCGGACGTCGCACGACGAAGCGGCGCAACGTCAACGCGCCGTCCTCCCCGACCACCACGGCCGAGGAGGCCACGTCGGAGACCTCGCTGTCCTCCACCGTGCTGGCGGCTGAGGACGTGATCACGATGCCCGCGCCGCCGGTGCTGGTCATCCGGCACCCGCGCGCGGCCACCGAGCCGCTGCCCCTGGTCAGCAGGGCCGACCACGACGAACCGGCGACCTGGCAGCCGTCCAGCGCGACCTCGCCGCGCCGCACGTCGACCGCGGGGTAACGGCCGTCGTCGCAGACCAGCACCAGTCCGCGCAGCTGAGCGCCCTCGGTGTCGACGACCAGTGCGCTGCTCTCGGCGGCGTGCACCTCGACGGTGCCCTCGCCGTCCTCCGCGGTCAGGTTGACCATCCGGTCGACGACCAGGTTCTCCTCGTACCTGCCGGGCCGGATGCTGATCGTGGCTCCGTCGTGGGCCGCGGCGAGCGCGGCGCCGATCGAGGGGAACGCGCCCGGTCGATCTGCCCCCACCACCAGAAGTTCGCGGTTCATCGACGTTCCCCTCTCTGCCAACCCGTCCTGGAAACCGCTGTGCCGTCTTCTCCGCAGCCGGTCCCGCGGCCGGCACCGCCGCGGTCTCCCAGCGGTCGTCTCGCGCGGGCGACCCCGACGCCGCGCGCGGCCGGGGGCATCAGGAGCGGTCCCCGGGACGAGGCGACGGCTGTGATCGCACCGCCGTGCGAGGAGAGTCGGGGAACGGCGACCGCCCCGGCACCGCTACACCAGTCCCGGTAGCGCACCGAACCGGCCGCGCGCCGACTCGCCGACCGCGCCGCTGGGGCGGGCGTTCGCCCAGCGCTCGACGCACCGCCGCAGCGAGGTGCTCGCCAGCTCGTCCAGCGAGGCGCGCTCGGCCACCCGGCCCTGTTCGTCCACTTCGGAGCTCGCGAGCTCGCGCATCAGGATCCGTCCCCTGGTCCCGTCCGCGGGCTCGACGGTCTCCAGGACCTTGAAGCTGGTACCGGGGACGAACACCACGCGGTTGTCCGCGCGGTCGGCGTCGTCGGGTTCGAGCAGCTTGGTGCGCCGGGCGGTCATCGACCACACCAGCACGTCGATCTCACCGTCGTGATCCGCGCTGGGCTCGGTCAGCGCGTGGGTGAAGCCCCACTCGGTGACCAGGCGGCGCTGCCGGTAGAGCTCCCACTGCCCCGGTGTCGGCGTGCCGCTGAACACGGTGGCTCCGCGGTGCGAGGGCAGCTTGCTCAGCCCGGAGACCACGCATCGGGCGAAGGGGACGTGCGGTCCGTTCGCGGCGGTCCGCAACGAGCTGTCGATCGCCTCGCCCCGCGCGTTCAGGTAGAGGCGCACGGCCACGGTGTCGGTCAGCACGTCGGCCGAGGAGCGGGGGTCTCCCTGGAAACCCGGGTGCTCGGAGAGGATCCGGGAGACCGAGTGGGCCATGGCGTCGAATTCGCGGCTGAGCGTCCGGCGCAGCCAAGCGCGCTCCTCGGTGATGCCCTGGGCGGGCAGCAGCGCCGAAGCGTTGGGTTCCGGCACGGGTTGCGCGCGGGGTTTCGCGGGCGGAGTCGACCGGGCCGTGTCCGGGGCCGGGGGTTCCGGTGCCGATTCAGCCACGGATTCCGGCGCCTCGGTCGTGGCGGCGGGCTCCGGGCCACCCGGCGTCTCGACGCCGGGTGCGGGTGAACTCTCCAACCGGATCGGCATCGCCGAGACCGGTTCGGCACCACCCGGGGTCCTGAGCGGTGTGCCGACGGCCGGTCCGGGAGCGTCGGACTG includes:
- a CDS encoding right-handed parallel beta-helix repeat-containing protein, with protein sequence MNRELLVVGADRPGAFPSIGAALAAAHDGATISIRPGRYEENLVVDRMVNLTAEDGEGTVEVHAAESSALVVDTEGAQLRGLVLVCDDGRYPAVDVRRGEVALDGCQVAGSSWSALLTRGSGSVAARGCRMTSTGGAGIVITSSAASTVEDSEVSDVASSAVVVGEDGALTLRRFVVRRPGGNGICVNGRGRCVLEGGTITEAAKPALVVEQQGTLKATELDVRDGVNVDLYLTGGGSVEISDSRFSGAAGQAAYVTETARPVLRGCTFSSARCGVQVTGRAAPRFLECVVEDSRVGIVVEGEAQPRFDKSAVRGTTDAIARLSSSARSHFAEFRATADSGSGLLLTGTGEVVVDNASIETGTSAVVELAESARAAFTDTRLTTGTDAAVVLTGGRAELTSALLRGGGLRVGGAQVVMSDSEIVEALADGVLITGGGSVEAGSCRIRSAGGHGVHVTAGGGARLDECEVLDSAGDGAHLDTAEPVSLHRCVVKGSGGVAVRRPEDDGRITVRDLVTEVPTGSPRSARGTHEADRSAPEPGETAADDSLLGASGAELNGPLSELDSLIGLQGVKQEVRGLINLIRMSQVRQEKGLPMPPISRHLVFAGPPGTGKTTVARLYGAVLAELGILSKGHMIEAARADLVGQYIGSTAIKTTELVNQAIGGVLFIDEAYTLNAQSGGVGPDFGQEAIDALMKMMEDHRDELVVIVAGYSELMQGFLESNPGVASRFTRTIEFPNYSVEELVTIASNLCRKHYYELTDDAIDELTNYFTRVPKGETFGNGRVARKLFEEMISLQASRLAQRPPARDSDLSRLTAADIAPQTAMLEQLPSQQSAAPDAADDPRSALRATHAWRRLSELSGMDGTRQAVGAALVSLCERKNSRRALGQHGNAVLVGRRGSGRSELARLYAQGLAELRLVGTGQLVRVSLAGELCPQWPGQAESLVGKVFEDARGGVLVVDADAAGEAQPEEAEALQAALREHTAESVVVLTGTRASLDVVLARAPKLAECFGQRWEIGAYSTAELAAIAVRYLRERGHEVPEEVCDAVHARLAESGDPTVHGAHQFSRLLARTAASRTLTLADLAGLGQQAESVRAGLASVG